Proteins encoded in a region of the Sporocytophaga myxococcoides DSM 11118 genome:
- a CDS encoding FAD-dependent oxidoreductase: MRTNIDYLENKPVVVIGAGISGCTLALYLAKKGYKVQVYEKRMNLINNNEIKKRTVGMSISERGVTTLKDLDLYDSYKSLLVPKYGRSVHLRSGQVYPQYYGANKEAIYTVNRKHFNFYLMDACLKTGNVEFYYGHKLEGINVDAKEITFITNNNYSIDGQDNSNTAEKVVKYEYLFGCDGTFSCVRQRLVDQGLLDATLSTLDYRFKEIYIPPRNGEYVLDPNYVHIWNIAELLFVALPDGKKGFNGTLFYTESCEVNKLKDNEKLFEFVQENCQFLSFIDKDQFIQEFNSNPESKISEVKCNNWNYRDQVLLVGDAAHAMPPFYAMGMNTCMESVRVFAHLIDEFGGDIGKAISHFTERRIGDTEAMKAMANKNYKKLRKCHNKDFDEKWNQAHEAMKHGEYETEYFQVAFTNKPFSQIVEKYGQGVDAEENGLPLISH, translated from the coding sequence GTGAGAACGAATATCGATTATTTAGAAAATAAGCCTGTTGTTGTTATTGGTGCAGGCATAAGTGGTTGTACTTTGGCTTTGTATTTGGCGAAGAAAGGTTATAAGGTGCAGGTATATGAAAAAAGAATGAATCTTATAAATAACAATGAAATTAAGAAAAGGACAGTAGGGATGTCAATCAGTGAAAGGGGAGTCACTACTCTTAAAGATTTGGATTTGTATGATAGTTACAAGTCATTGCTGGTGCCCAAATATGGCCGTTCAGTTCATTTAAGAAGCGGGCAGGTATACCCACAGTATTATGGCGCTAATAAGGAGGCTATTTACACCGTCAACAGAAAACATTTTAATTTTTATCTGATGGATGCTTGTTTGAAAACAGGCAATGTAGAGTTCTATTATGGGCATAAATTGGAAGGAATTAATGTAGATGCTAAGGAGATTACATTTATTACAAATAACAATTATAGTATAGATGGCCAGGACAATAGTAATACCGCTGAAAAAGTTGTTAAATATGAATATCTATTTGGATGCGACGGTACTTTCTCATGTGTTAGACAAAGGCTGGTGGATCAGGGTTTGTTAGATGCAACCCTTTCGACTCTGGACTATAGATTCAAAGAGATTTATATCCCTCCAAGAAACGGTGAATATGTGCTTGATCCTAATTACGTGCACATTTGGAATATAGCGGAGCTATTGTTCGTTGCGTTGCCAGATGGTAAGAAAGGTTTTAATGGTACCTTGTTCTATACAGAATCATGTGAAGTAAATAAATTGAAGGATAATGAGAAGTTGTTTGAATTTGTGCAGGAAAACTGCCAGTTCCTTTCATTTATTGATAAAGATCAGTTCATACAGGAGTTTAACAGCAATCCAGAATCTAAGATTTCTGAAGTAAAATGCAACAATTGGAACTACCGAGATCAGGTATTACTGGTAGGAGATGCAGCTCATGCTATGCCTCCTTTCTATGCTATGGGCATGAATACCTGTATGGAAAGTGTTAGAGTTTTTGCACATCTTATTGATGAATTTGGAGGAGATATCGGCAAAGCCATTTCTCATTTTACTGAGAGGAGAATTGGTGACACTGAGGCAATGAAAGCTATGGCTAATAAGAATTATAAAAAGCTTAGAAAGTGCCATAACAAAGATTTTGATGAGAAATGGAATCAGGCACATGAGGCCATGAAGCATGGAGAATACGAGACAGAATATTTCCAGGTAGCATTTACAAATAAGCCCTTTAGCCAAATAGTTGAAAAATATGGACAGGGAGTTGATGCTGAAGAAAATGGTTTACCACTAATAAGTCATTAA